A single genomic interval of Bradyrhizobium sp. AZCC 1693 harbors:
- a CDS encoding GlsB/YeaQ/YmgE family stress response membrane protein, protein MGIIAALIIGGIAGWLAGLIVRGAGFGLIGNIVVGIIGALLASWLLPQLGVSLGYGWIRDIINATIGGVIILVILSLIRR, encoded by the coding sequence ATGGGCATCATTGCGGCGCTGATCATTGGCGGTATCGCGGGCTGGCTTGCCGGGCTGATCGTGCGCGGTGCAGGGTTCGGGCTGATCGGCAATATCGTGGTCGGCATCATCGGCGCGCTGCTGGCGAGCTGGCTGTTGCCGCAACTCGGCGTCAGCCTCGGCTATGGCTGGATCCGCGATATCATCAACGCCACCATCGGCGGCGTGATCATCCTGGTGATCCTGTCGCTGATCAGACGCTGA
- the sseA gene encoding 3-mercaptopyruvate sulfurtransferase, with the protein MTATNDPLVSTEWLAAHLNDPDVRVIDASFKMPGVLPLPKDDYLAAHIPGAVFFDVDAVSDHSNPLPHMFPSAEQFGRDVGGLGIGNDDTVVLYDSGGWVAAPRVWWMFLSFGKDVRILNGGLKKWVAEGRKVEKGQVTPKPVTFKATFDARRTRSMQQLVANLASRAEQVIDARANERYQGKVAEPRAGLRSGHIPGSLSLPYNNLFDAATGAMKSLDELRAAFSGAGVKFDAPIVTSCGSGVSAAVLTLALYRLGVENPALYDGSWTEWGAADGPPVATGPA; encoded by the coding sequence ATGACCGCCACCAATGATCCGCTCGTCTCCACCGAATGGCTCGCCGCGCACCTGAACGATCCCGACGTCAGGGTGATCGACGCTTCGTTCAAGATGCCGGGCGTGCTGCCGCTGCCGAAGGACGATTATCTCGCCGCGCATATTCCCGGCGCTGTCTTCTTCGACGTCGACGCGGTGTCCGACCATTCCAACCCGCTGCCGCACATGTTCCCATCAGCCGAACAATTCGGCCGCGACGTCGGCGGGCTCGGGATCGGCAATGATGACACCGTCGTGCTCTACGATTCCGGCGGCTGGGTCGCCGCACCCCGGGTGTGGTGGATGTTCCTGTCGTTCGGCAAGGACGTGCGCATACTCAATGGCGGCCTGAAGAAGTGGGTCGCCGAGGGCCGCAAGGTCGAGAAGGGTCAGGTGACGCCGAAGCCTGTGACGTTCAAGGCGACATTCGATGCGCGGCGCACGCGCAGCATGCAGCAGCTGGTCGCCAATCTCGCCAGCCGCGCCGAGCAGGTGATCGATGCGCGCGCCAACGAGCGCTATCAGGGCAAGGTGGCCGAGCCGCGGGCGGGCCTTCGTTCCGGGCATATCCCGGGCAGTCTCAGCCTGCCCTACAACAACCTGTTCGATGCCGCGACCGGCGCCATGAAATCGCTGGACGAGTTGCGGGCGGCGTTCTCGGGCGCCGGCGTGAAATTCGATGCGCCGATCGTGACGAGCTGCGGCTCCGGCGTCAGCGCCGCCGTGCTGACGCTGGCGCTCTATCGCCTCGGCGTCGAGAACCCGGCGCTGTATGACGGCTCATGGACGGAGTGGGGCGCAGCCGACGGCCCGCCGGTCGCGACCGGTCCGGCCTGA
- a CDS encoding vWA domain-containing protein — translation MFLQFFISLRDAQVPVTLREYLTLMEALDADLADQTVENFYYLSRAALVKDERNLDKFDRVFGTVFKGLESLLDAMEKADIPAEWLKKLAEKYLTEEEKKQIEAMGWDKLMETLRKRLEEQKGRHQGGNKWIGTAGTSPFGAHGYNPEGVRIGQEKNRNNRAVKVWDKREFKDLDGNVELGIRNIKIALRRLRKFARTGAPDELDLDTTIRETANHGYLDVHMRPERRNAVKVLVFFDIGGSMDSHIEQVEELFSAAKTEFKHMEYFYFHNCLYEGVWKQNKRRFTDRTPTWDVLHKYPHDYKVVFVGDASMSPYEIMVPGGSVEHVNEEAGSVWLERITRTYPHTVWLNPVAQKHWDYSESTTIIRRLLSERMYPITIEGLEGAMKELVR, via the coding sequence ATGTTCCTGCAATTCTTCATATCGCTGCGCGACGCGCAGGTCCCGGTGACCCTGCGCGAATACCTGACGCTGATGGAGGCGCTCGACGCCGACCTCGCCGATCAGACGGTCGAGAACTTCTACTATCTCTCCCGCGCCGCTTTGGTGAAGGACGAGCGCAACCTCGACAAGTTCGACCGCGTCTTCGGCACCGTGTTCAAGGGGCTGGAAAGCCTGCTGGACGCCATGGAGAAGGCGGACATTCCCGCCGAATGGCTGAAGAAGCTCGCCGAAAAATACCTCACCGAGGAAGAGAAGAAGCAGATCGAGGCGATGGGCTGGGACAAGCTCATGGAAACGCTTCGCAAGCGGCTCGAAGAACAGAAGGGCCGCCACCAGGGTGGCAACAAGTGGATCGGCACCGCCGGCACCTCGCCGTTCGGCGCCCATGGCTACAATCCCGAGGGCGTAAGAATCGGGCAGGAGAAGAACCGCAACAACCGCGCCGTGAAGGTGTGGGACAAGCGCGAGTTCAAGGATCTCGACGGCAATGTCGAGCTCGGCATCCGCAACATCAAGATCGCGCTGCGCCGCCTGCGCAAGTTCGCCCGCACCGGCGCGCCGGACGAACTCGATCTCGACACCACGATCAGGGAGACCGCCAACCACGGCTATCTCGACGTCCACATGCGCCCCGAGCGCCGCAACGCGGTGAAGGTTTTGGTGTTCTTCGATATCGGCGGCTCGATGGACTCGCATATCGAGCAGGTCGAGGAGCTGTTCTCGGCGGCCAAGACCGAATTCAAGCACATGGAATATTTCTACTTCCACAACTGCCTCTATGAAGGCGTCTGGAAGCAGAACAAGCGCCGCTTCACCGACCGTACGCCGACCTGGGACGTGCTGCATAAGTATCCGCACGACTACAAAGTGGTGTTCGTCGGCGACGCCTCGATGTCGCCGTACGAGATCATGGTGCCCGGCGGCTCGGTCGAACACGTCAACGAGGAGGCCGGTTCGGTCTGGCTCGAGCGCATCACGCGCACCTATCCGCATACGGTGTGGCTCAATCCGGTGGCGCAGAAGCACTGGGACTATTCGGAATCCACCACCATCATCCGCCGGCTGCTTTCGGAGCGCATGTACCCGATCACGATCGAAGGCCTCGAAGGTGCGATGAAGGAACTGGTGCGGTAG
- a CDS encoding NAD-dependent epimerase/dehydratase family protein yields MRILVAGATGAVGLQLVPQLIAAGHSVVGTTRTPAKAAIIKRMGAEPAIANGLDEPAIRDTVIAAKPDIIIDQMTDLADVTDLRHFDRAFATTNRLRTEGTDFLSAAAREAGVKRFIAQSYCGWNYGRGGASIKTEADALDPDPPEELRPTLEAIKYLEGAVTGSTNPEGIVLRYGSFYGPDTGMLSRAMIDQVRGRRVPLIGGGGGRWSFIHVADAAAATVAAVERGRPGNIYNIVDDEPAEVSEWLPALATLLGARSPIRVPAWLGRLFAGEHLVSMMTEVRAGSNAKARRELGWRPAHPSWRQGFAEVASRATTQHAA; encoded by the coding sequence ATGCGAATTCTTGTTGCGGGCGCCACGGGCGCGGTCGGCCTTCAGCTCGTTCCGCAGCTGATTGCAGCCGGTCATTCTGTCGTCGGCACGACGCGAACACCGGCGAAGGCCGCGATCATCAAACGGATGGGCGCGGAACCTGCGATCGCCAATGGACTCGACGAGCCGGCCATTCGCGACACCGTGATCGCGGCGAAGCCCGACATCATCATCGACCAGATGACCGATCTCGCTGATGTCACCGATCTCAGGCATTTCGATCGTGCCTTCGCCACCACCAACCGCCTGCGCACGGAAGGAACCGATTTCCTGTCGGCGGCCGCACGCGAAGCCGGGGTGAAACGTTTCATCGCCCAGAGCTACTGCGGCTGGAATTACGGCCGCGGCGGCGCATCGATCAAGACGGAGGCTGATGCACTCGATCCCGATCCGCCAGAGGAGCTGCGCCCCACGCTGGAAGCGATCAAGTATCTGGAAGGCGCCGTCACCGGCTCCACAAACCCTGAAGGGATTGTCCTGCGATATGGATCATTCTACGGCCCGGACACTGGAATGCTCTCGCGCGCGATGATCGATCAGGTGCGCGGCCGCCGCGTGCCGCTGATCGGCGGCGGCGGCGGACGGTGGTCGTTCATTCACGTCGCTGATGCGGCTGCCGCTACCGTTGCGGCCGTCGAGCGCGGCAGGCCCGGCAATATCTACAACATCGTCGACGATGAACCGGCAGAAGTCAGCGAATGGCTGCCCGCCCTTGCCACCTTGCTCGGAGCCAGGTCGCCGATTCGCGTGCCGGCCTGGCTTGGCCGGTTGTTCGCCGGCGAGCACCTGGTTTCGATGATGACCGAGGTGCGGGCAGGCTCCAACGCCAAGGCCAGGCGCGAGCTCGGCTGGCGGCCGGCGCATCCGTCATGGCGCCAGGGCTTCGCGGAGGTCGCAAGCCGGGCCACCACGCAGCATGCGGCCTGA
- a CDS encoding AAA family ATPase — protein sequence MKFTGTKDYVATDDLKVAVNASIVLERPLLIKGEPGTGKTVLAEEVSKALGAPLLTWHIKSTTKAQQGLYEYDAVSRLRDSQLGDPRVSDISNYIKRGKLWDAFTHDKRPVLLIDEIDKADIEFPNDLLLELDRMEFFVYETGENIKASLRPIVMITSNNEKELPDAFLRRCFFHYIKFPDADTMGRIVDVHFPGIKKRLVEEALRIFFEVRDVPGLKKKPSTSELLDWLKLLLNEDITPEMLRERDPRKLIPPLHGALLKNEQDVHLFERLAFLSRREV from the coding sequence ATGAAATTTACCGGCACCAAGGACTATGTCGCCACCGACGACCTCAAGGTCGCCGTCAACGCCTCGATCGTGCTCGAGCGCCCGCTGCTGATCAAGGGCGAGCCCGGCACCGGCAAGACCGTGCTGGCGGAGGAAGTCTCCAAAGCGCTCGGCGCGCCGCTGCTGACCTGGCACATCAAGTCGACCACCAAGGCGCAGCAGGGCCTGTACGAATACGACGCGGTGTCCCGCCTGCGCGATAGCCAGCTCGGCGACCCCCGCGTCTCCGACATCTCCAACTACATCAAGCGCGGCAAATTGTGGGACGCCTTCACCCACGACAAGCGCCCGGTGCTCTTGATCGACGAGATCGACAAGGCCGATATCGAATTTCCCAACGACCTGTTGCTCGAACTCGATCGCATGGAGTTCTTCGTCTACGAGACCGGCGAGAACATCAAGGCGAGCCTGCGCCCGATCGTGATGATCACCTCGAACAACGAGAAAGAACTGCCGGACGCCTTCCTGCGCCGCTGCTTCTTCCACTACATCAAGTTCCCCGATGCCGACACCATGGGCCGGATCGTCGACGTGCACTTCCCGGGCATCAAGAAGCGGCTGGTGGAAGAGGCGCTGCGCATCTTCTTCGAGGTGCGCGACGTGCCCGGCCTGAAGAAGAAGCCCTCGACGTCCGAACTGCTCGACTGGCTCAAGCTGCTCCTGAACGAGGACATCACCCCGGAAATGCTGAGGGAGCGCGACCCGCGCAAGCTGATCCCGCCACTGCATGGCGCCCTGCTCAAGAACGAACAGGACGTGCACCTGTTCGAGCGGCTGGCGTTCCTCAGCCGCCGCGAAGTGTAA
- a CDS encoding rhodanese-like domain-containing protein, whose translation MPQTIHRGIKSLIDEANAAIETVSAADAIKAAQDPNVVIVDIRDPREIEREGKIPGAFSCTRGMLEFWIDPQSPYAKPIFQEDKKFIFHCAGGLRSALAAKTAQDMGLKPVAHMGGGFAAWRDAGGPVEKWEPKKKG comes from the coding sequence ATGCCCCAGACCATCCACCGCGGCATCAAATCCCTGATCGACGAAGCCAACGCCGCGATCGAGACCGTCAGCGCCGCTGACGCCATCAAGGCCGCGCAGGACCCCAATGTCGTGATCGTCGATATCCGCGACCCGCGCGAGATCGAACGCGAGGGCAAGATCCCCGGCGCCTTCTCCTGCACCCGCGGCATGCTTGAGTTCTGGATCGATCCGCAAAGCCCCTACGCCAAGCCGATCTTCCAGGAAGACAAGAAGTTCATCTTCCACTGCGCCGGCGGGCTTCGTTCGGCGCTCGCCGCCAAGACCGCGCAGGACATGGGCCTGAAGCCGGTCGCGCATATGGGCGGCGGTTTCGCCGCCTGGCGCGACGCCGGCGGCCCGGTCGAAAAGTGGGAGCCGAAGAAGAAGGGGTAG
- a CDS encoding D-2-hydroxyacid dehydrogenase family protein, with translation MTRLRCAILDDYLNVALSVADWSKVSDRVDVTVFNQPFATAEAAAGALRDFEIICAMRERTPFPRAMFAGLPNLKLLITSGMRNAAIDMEAAKDHKVTLCGTQWGRDPTAPLTMGLILELTRNIGRENARMHAGEPLQKFVGMEIEGRTLGVIGLGKLGTKVSKLAQAFGMNVIAWSPNLTPEKCKEVGVTYASKEELFSTADIVTIHVVLSQRSRGLVGAADLARMKPTAYLVNTARGPIVDEGALLEALTQKKIAGAGVDVFSVEPLPVDHPFRKLDNMVLTPHLGYVTGDSFRNHYQQMVEGIDAWFRGEPKQRLA, from the coding sequence ATGACGCGGCTGCGCTGTGCAATCCTCGACGACTATCTCAACGTGGCGCTCTCGGTCGCCGACTGGTCCAAAGTCTCCGACCGGGTCGACGTCACCGTGTTCAACCAGCCGTTTGCGACCGCGGAAGCCGCCGCCGGCGCGCTCAGGGATTTCGAGATCATCTGCGCGATGCGCGAACGCACCCCGTTCCCACGCGCCATGTTTGCAGGCCTGCCCAACCTGAAACTCCTGATCACATCGGGCATGCGCAATGCCGCCATCGATATGGAAGCCGCCAAGGACCACAAGGTGACGCTGTGCGGCACGCAATGGGGCCGCGACCCGACCGCGCCCTTGACCATGGGCCTGATCCTGGAACTGACCCGCAATATCGGCCGCGAAAACGCGCGCATGCATGCCGGTGAGCCCCTGCAGAAATTCGTCGGCATGGAGATCGAGGGCCGGACGCTCGGGGTGATCGGCCTCGGCAAGCTCGGCACCAAGGTATCGAAGCTGGCGCAGGCCTTCGGCATGAACGTGATCGCGTGGAGCCCGAATTTGACGCCGGAGAAGTGCAAGGAAGTCGGCGTTACCTACGCCAGCAAGGAAGAGCTGTTCTCGACCGCCGACATCGTCACCATCCATGTGGTGCTGAGCCAGCGCTCGCGCGGGCTGGTCGGCGCTGCGGATCTGGCGCGGATGAAGCCGACCGCCTACCTCGTCAACACCGCGCGCGGGCCGATCGTCGACGAAGGCGCGCTATTGGAAGCGCTGACGCAAAAGAAGATCGCGGGCGCCGGCGTCGACGTGTTCTCGGTCGAGCCGCTGCCGGTCGACCATCCCTTCCGCAAGCTCGACAACATGGTGCTGACACCGCATCTCGGCTACGTCACCGGGGACAGCTTTCGCAACCACTATCAGCAGATGGTCGAGGGCATCGACGCCTGGTTCAGGGGCGAGCCAAAGCAGCGGCTGGCCTAG
- a CDS encoding flavin-containing monooxygenase: MNVQTQIDRASPRTSEHFDVLIAGAGISGVGAAYHLTTQCPGTSFVALEAQKTFGGTWTTHRYPGIRSDSDLHTFGYRFKPWTTAPIASAAEILKYMGEVIEENDLAPHIRYQHTITSAKWSSEENLWTIEATRTDTGEKLRFTTNFFWMCQGYYRHTEGYTPEWKDMARFKGPIVHPQKWPDDLDYKNKRVVVIGSGATAATLIPAMANDCAHVTMLQRSPTYFRTGRNAIEIAEELRKLQVDETWIHEITRRKILFDQDTFTRKTFEEPEAAKKDLLSAVEAYLGKDYDIATHFTPRYRPWRQRIAFIPDGDLFQGIKSGKASVVTDEIDRFTEKGILLKSGKELEADIIVTATGFNLCANGEIEFAMDGKPLDFADTVTYRGMMFTGVPNLVWVFGYFRASWTLRVDLVADFVCRLLTHMKATGAKKVTPQLRPEDHNMPLLPWIDPENFNPGYMMRGMHLLPKRGEKPEWQHNQDYWAEKDEFPAIDLKDKAFVYG, from the coding sequence ATGAACGTTCAAACCCAGATCGACAGGGCTTCGCCCCGCACATCAGAGCATTTCGACGTCCTGATCGCCGGCGCCGGCATTTCGGGCGTTGGCGCCGCCTATCACCTCACCACGCAATGCCCGGGAACGAGCTTCGTTGCGCTGGAAGCCCAGAAGACGTTTGGCGGCACCTGGACCACCCACCGCTATCCGGGTATTCGCTCCGACAGCGACCTGCACACCTTCGGCTACCGCTTCAAGCCGTGGACGACAGCGCCGATCGCGAGCGCCGCCGAAATCCTGAAATACATGGGCGAGGTGATCGAGGAGAACGATCTCGCGCCTCACATCCGCTATCAGCACACCATCACCTCGGCGAAATGGTCGAGTGAGGAAAACCTCTGGACCATCGAAGCCACCCGCACCGACACCGGCGAAAAACTTCGCTTCACCACAAACTTCTTCTGGATGTGCCAGGGCTACTACCGCCACACCGAGGGCTATACGCCGGAGTGGAAGGACATGGCCAGGTTCAAGGGCCCGATCGTCCATCCGCAGAAATGGCCTGACGATCTCGACTACAAGAACAAGCGCGTCGTCGTGATCGGCTCGGGAGCTACGGCGGCGACGCTGATCCCGGCGATGGCCAACGATTGCGCGCATGTCACCATGCTGCAGCGTTCTCCGACCTATTTCCGTACCGGGCGCAACGCGATCGAGATCGCCGAGGAGCTGCGGAAACTGCAGGTCGACGAGACCTGGATCCACGAAATCACGCGGCGGAAAATCCTGTTCGACCAGGATACCTTTACCCGCAAGACGTTTGAGGAGCCGGAAGCGGCCAAGAAAGATTTGCTGTCGGCGGTCGAAGCCTATCTCGGCAAGGACTACGACATCGCGACGCATTTTACGCCAAGGTACCGGCCGTGGCGGCAGCGCATCGCCTTCATCCCGGACGGCGATCTGTTCCAGGGTATCAAGTCCGGCAAGGCCTCCGTCGTCACCGACGAGATCGACCGCTTCACGGAAAAGGGCATCCTGCTGAAGTCAGGCAAGGAGCTGGAGGCCGACATCATCGTCACCGCGACCGGCTTCAACCTCTGCGCCAATGGCGAGATCGAGTTCGCCATGGACGGCAAGCCGCTCGATTTCGCCGATACCGTGACCTATCGCGGCATGATGTTCACCGGCGTGCCGAACCTTGTCTGGGTGTTTGGCTATTTCCGCGCCAGCTGGACGCTGCGCGTCGACCTCGTCGCCGACTTCGTCTGCCGGCTGCTCACGCACATGAAAGCGACCGGCGCGAAAAAGGTGACGCCGCAGTTGCGGCCCGAAGACCACAACATGCCGCTGTTGCCCTGGATCGATCCGGAAAATTTCAACCCCGGCTACATGATGCGCGGCATGCATCTGCTGCCCAAGCGCGGCGAGAAGCCGGAATGGCAGCACAACCAGGACTATTGGGCCGAGAAGGATGAGTTCCCGGCGATCGACCTCAAGGACAAGGCGTTCGTTTACGGCTGA
- the ettA gene encoding energy-dependent translational throttle protein EttA, whose amino-acid sequence MARQFVYFMQGLTKSYPTRKVLDNVHLSFYPDAKIGVLGVNGSGKSTLLRIMAGLDKEYNGEAWVAEGARVGYLEQEPHLDPSKSVRENVMEGVAKKKAILDRYNELAMNYSEETADEMTRLQDEIEAAGLWDLDSKVDQAMDALRCPPDDADVTKLSGGERRRVALCKLLLDQPELLLLDEPTNHLDAESVSWLEGHLRNYPGAILIVTHDRYFLDNVTGWILELDRGKGIPYEGNYSSWLVQKQKRLEQEGREDVAHQKTLAREQEWIASSPKARQAKSKARYQRYEDLLKQASEKQTTTAQITIPVAERLGQNVVDFEGLNKAFGDRMLIDDLTFKLPPGGIVGVIGPNGAGKTTLFRMITGQEKPDQGTITVGESVHLGYVDQSRDDLDGKKSVWEEISGGNELILLGKREVNSRGYCSSFNFKGADQQKKVGALSGGERNRVHLAKMLKSGANVLLLDEPTNDLDVDTLRALEEALEDFAGCAVIISHDRWFLDRIATHILSFEGDSHVEWFEGNFQDYEKDKMRRLGQDSIIPHRVKYKKLTR is encoded by the coding sequence ATGGCGCGTCAGTTCGTCTATTTCATGCAGGGTTTGACCAAGAGCTACCCGACCCGGAAGGTGCTCGATAACGTCCACCTGTCGTTCTACCCCGACGCCAAGATCGGCGTGCTCGGCGTCAACGGCTCTGGCAAGTCGACCCTGCTCAGGATCATGGCCGGCCTCGACAAGGAGTATAATGGCGAGGCTTGGGTCGCCGAGGGCGCCCGCGTCGGCTACCTCGAGCAGGAGCCGCACCTCGATCCTTCCAAGTCGGTTCGCGAGAACGTCATGGAGGGCGTCGCCAAGAAGAAGGCGATCCTCGATCGCTACAACGAACTGGCGATGAACTATTCCGAAGAGACCGCCGACGAGATGACCAGGCTGCAGGACGAGATCGAGGCCGCCGGTCTCTGGGATCTCGACAGCAAGGTCGATCAGGCGATGGACGCGTTGCGCTGCCCGCCCGACGATGCCGACGTGACAAAGCTGTCGGGCGGCGAGCGCCGCCGCGTCGCGCTCTGCAAGCTTTTGCTTGACCAGCCGGAGCTCTTGCTGCTGGACGAACCGACCAACCATCTCGACGCCGAGTCGGTGTCGTGGCTGGAAGGCCATCTGCGCAATTATCCCGGCGCGATCCTGATCGTGACCCACGACCGCTACTTCCTCGACAACGTCACGGGCTGGATCCTCGAGCTCGACCGCGGCAAGGGCATTCCCTACGAGGGCAATTACTCGTCCTGGCTGGTGCAGAAGCAGAAGCGCCTCGAGCAGGAAGGCCGCGAGGATGTCGCGCATCAGAAGACGTTGGCCCGCGAGCAGGAGTGGATTGCGTCCTCGCCGAAAGCGCGTCAGGCCAAGTCCAAGGCGCGCTACCAGCGCTATGAAGATCTGTTGAAACAGGCCAGCGAGAAGCAGACCACGACCGCGCAGATCACCATTCCCGTCGCCGAGCGCCTCGGCCAGAACGTCGTCGACTTCGAAGGGCTGAACAAGGCCTTCGGCGACCGCATGCTGATCGATGATCTCACCTTCAAGCTGCCGCCGGGCGGCATCGTCGGCGTGATCGGCCCCAACGGCGCCGGCAAGACTACGCTGTTCCGGATGATCACCGGGCAGGAGAAGCCGGACCAGGGTACGATCACCGTCGGCGAAAGCGTGCACCTCGGTTACGTCGATCAGTCGCGCGACGATCTCGACGGCAAGAAATCCGTTTGGGAAGAGATTTCCGGCGGCAACGAACTGATCCTGCTCGGCAAGCGGGAGGTGAACTCGCGCGGCTATTGCTCCTCGTTCAACTTCAAGGGCGCCGACCAGCAGAAGAAGGTCGGCGCGCTGTCAGGCGGCGAGCGCAACCGCGTGCATCTGGCCAAGATGCTCAAGTCCGGCGCCAACGTGCTGCTGCTCGACGAACCGACCAACGACCTCGACGTCGATACGCTGCGCGCGCTGGAAGAGGCGCTGGAGGACTTTGCCGGCTGCGCCGTCATCATCAGCCATGATCGCTGGTTCCTCGACCGCATCGCCACCCACATCCTGTCCTTCGAAGGCGACAGCCATGTCGAATGGTTCGAAGGCAACTTCCAGGACTATGAAAAGGACAAGATGCGCCGCCTCGGCCAGGACAGCATCATTCCGCACCGCGTGAAATACAAGAAGCTGACGCGGTGA
- a CDS encoding L,D-transpeptidase family protein, with the protein MMNNRILTICAAIAVGMAGTSLAHAQQGYPAQGQVYSTAPGPYVPGGYATDERRGPGEPDFDALDDDDAPNGQNAAALPPPGPVLSPSDPRYGRPAAAPVYSDRGAPTPTGPILSPDDPRYGRPAGPPPVIYADRPPGQQQPAYSDRGDSRIPGAGIVYPNDDRAGLRPPGAIGDAPAPATGALQQPQQPAVGADGKPVQLAALPPEEQPEVGPAQLPAHLRRQEVSFATKEPAGTIVVDTANTHLYYILGGGRAIRYGVRVGRDGFTWNGVQKISRKAEWPDWHPPTEMIERQPYLPRFMAGGPGNPLGARAMYLGSTVYRIHGTNQPSTIGKFVSSGCIGMLNEDVSDLFERTKVGTRVVVLPGGAPPANTASASAAPPPSAGPAAAAAPGQASQAQLAPVPGAQPTVVPPLPAPVTIR; encoded by the coding sequence ATGATGAATAACCGCATTCTGACGATTTGTGCTGCCATTGCCGTTGGCATGGCGGGAACTTCGCTCGCCCATGCGCAGCAGGGTTATCCGGCCCAAGGTCAGGTCTATTCGACGGCTCCGGGACCGTATGTTCCCGGTGGCTATGCGACTGATGAACGCCGCGGCCCCGGCGAACCCGATTTCGACGCACTGGACGACGATGACGCGCCGAACGGTCAGAACGCGGCCGCATTGCCGCCGCCCGGCCCGGTGCTATCGCCCAGCGATCCCCGCTATGGCCGCCCGGCCGCCGCCCCGGTTTATTCGGACCGCGGCGCCCCGACGCCCACGGGCCCGATCCTTTCGCCCGACGATCCGCGTTACGGCCGCCCGGCCGGTCCGCCGCCGGTGATCTATGCGGACCGTCCGCCCGGTCAGCAACAGCCCGCCTATTCGGATCGCGGCGACAGCCGCATTCCGGGCGCCGGCATCGTCTATCCGAACGACGACCGCGCTGGCCTGCGCCCGCCGGGGGCGATCGGCGATGCGCCTGCGCCCGCTACCGGTGCGCTCCAGCAGCCGCAGCAACCCGCCGTCGGCGCCGATGGCAAGCCGGTGCAACTCGCCGCACTGCCGCCGGAAGAGCAGCCGGAAGTGGGCCCTGCGCAGCTTCCGGCGCATCTGCGCCGCCAGGAAGTGTCCTTTGCGACCAAGGAGCCCGCCGGCACCATCGTCGTCGATACCGCCAATACCCACCTGTACTACATACTCGGCGGCGGCCGCGCGATCCGCTACGGCGTCCGCGTCGGCCGCGACGGCTTCACCTGGAACGGCGTGCAGAAGATCAGCCGCAAGGCCGAGTGGCCGGACTGGCACCCGCCGACCGAGATGATCGAGCGCCAGCCCTATCTGCCGCGCTTCATGGCCGGCGGCCCCGGCAACCCGCTCGGCGCGCGGGCGATGTATCTCGGTTCGACCGTCTACCGCATCCACGGCACCAACCAGCCTTCGACGATCGGCAAGTTCGTCTCCTCGGGCTGCATCGGCATGCTGAACGAGGATGTCTCCGACCTGTTCGAGCGCACCAAGGTCGGCACCCGCGTCGTCGTCCTGCCCGGTGGGGCGCCGCCCGCCAACACCGCAAGCGCGTCGGCCGCCCCGCCGCCGTCTGCTGGTCCGGCTGCCGCAGCAGCCCCGGGACAGGCTTCACAGGCCCAGCTGGCGCCCGTTCCCGGCGCCCAGCCGACGGTGGTGCCGCCGCTGCCCGCACCGGTTACGATCCGCTGA